The following coding sequences lie in one Salmo salar chromosome ssa13, Ssal_v3.1, whole genome shotgun sequence genomic window:
- the lars1b gene encoding leucine--tRNA ligase, cytoplasmic: MTERKGTAKLDFLRKIEEDIQQKWEKERTFDCDAPTTIGESTNKNKYFVTFPYPYMNGRLHLGHTFCLSKCEFAVGFQRLKGKQCLFPFGLHCTGMPIKACADKLKREMEVYGNPPQFPEEEEEEEKPTFADEFIIKDKAKGKKSKAVAKAGGSKFQWDIMKSLGLSDMEIVPFANAAHWLEYFPPMAVKDLKMMGVKVDWRRSFITTDVNPFYDSFVRWQFITLKERKKIKFGKRYTIYSPKDGQPCMDHDRQTGEGVGPQEYTLIKMKVVEPYPAKLSGLKGKNIFLVAATLRPETMFGQTNCWVHPDIKYIAFEMACGDVFISTRRSARNMSYQGFTKENGKVTVIMDVLGKDILGCALSAPLTSYRTIYALPMLTIKEDKGTGIVTSVPSDAPDDIAALRDIKKKQALREKYGIEDKMVLPFEPVPIIEIPGYGNLSAPLVCDELKIQSQNDREKLAEAKEKVYLKGFYEGIMLVEGYKGQKVQDVKKPIQKMMVEKGQALIYMEPEKQVMSRSSDECVVALCDQWYLDYGDNEWKQQAMECLKPLETFCDETRKNFEATLDWLQEHACSRTYGLGTRLPWDQQWLIESLSDSTIYMAYYTVAHFLQGGVLNGQGPSPLGIKPEQMTREVWDFIFFKSSPFPKTDIPKEHLQRLRREFEYWYPVDARVSGKDLVPNHLSYYLYNHVAMWPNDSGKWPQAVRANGHLLLNSEKMSKSTGNFLTLSEAIAKFSADGMRMALADAGDTVEDANFVEAMADAGILRLYTWVEWVKEMIANQNNLRTGPADTFNDRVFGSDMNAGIIKTEQHYQRMMYKEALKSGFFEFQAAKDKYRELAIEGMHRDLVFQFIEKQTLLLAPICPHLCEHTWGLMGKTGSLMKALWPVAGPVDEVLMRSSQYVMETAHDLRIRLKAYLAPPKSKKGDVKPTAKPSHCTIYVAKTYPSWQHSALSLLGKHYKSNKGALPDNKVIAMELGALPELKKYMKRMMPFVAMIKENLEKNGARVLDLELEFDERAVLLENLVYLTNSLELDQIDVVFTSEADDKIKEDCCPGKPFSVFRSEPGVAVSLLNPQPSNGLFTTTIDIRQGDSRDNIIRRLSKVNRFIKDLSKVKLMRFEDPVLGPRRVPILGREEQGKLTISDKSSFSISLADRKVLMTDNGLSIDIGDTLVYLVQ, from the exons ATGACG GAGCGGAAGGGAACCGCTAAATTGGACTTCCTCAGAAAGATAGAAGAGGACATCCAGCAGAAATGGGAGAAGGAAAGAACGTTTGATTGTGATGCACCCACCACTATTGGGGAAAGCACCAA CAAAAACAAATACTTTGTCACCTTCCCCTACCCTTACATGAATGGAAGGCTGCATCTTGGTCATACTTTCTGCCTTTCGAAGTGCGAG ttTGCTGTTGGTTTCCAACGCTTGAAAGGGAAGCAATGCCTATTTCCATTTGGGTTGCATTGTACAGGAATGCCAATCAAA GCCTGTGCAGACAAGcttaagagagagatggaggtttaCGGCAACCCACCACAGTttcctgaggaggaggaggaagaagagaagcCCACGTTTGCAGATGAGTTCATCATCAAGGACAAAGCTAAGGGCAAAAAG AGCAAAGCAGTGGCAAAGGCTGGAGGGTCAAAATTCCAGTGGGACATTATGAAGTCTCTGGGGTTGAGTGACATGGAGATAGTGCCGTTTGCAAACGCGGCACACTGGCTGGAGTACTTCCCACCCATGGCCGTGAAAGACCTGAAGATGATGGGTGTGAAG GTGGACTGGCGACGCTCCTTCATCACGACCGATGTCAACCCTTTCTACGACTCCTTCGTGAGGTGGCAGTTCATCACCctgaaagagaggaagaaaatCAAGTTTGGTAAAAG GTATACCATCTACTCTCCAAAAGATGGACAGCCATGTATGGACCATGACAGGCAGACTGGAGAG GGAGTTGGACCACAGGAGTATACCCTCATCAAGATGAAGGTTGTAGAGCCCTACCCTGCAAAACTAAG TGGCCTTAAAGGCAAGAACATCTTCTTGGTGGCAGCTACTCTCAGACCAGAGACCATGTTTGGCCAGACTAACTGCTGGGTCCATCCTGACATCAAGTACATAGCCTTTGAGATGGCCTGTGGAGACGTGTTCATTAGCACGAGGAGGTCAGCTAGGAACATGTCTTACCAAGGCTTCACCAAGGAGAACGGCAAGGTTACAGTGATCATGGATGTTCTGGGAAAG GATATTCTTGGATGTGCTCTTAGTGCCCCGCTGACGTCTTACCGGACCATCTATGCCCTGCCCATGCTTACCATCAAGGAGGACAAAG GCACTGGAATTGTCACCAGCGTACCGTCCGACGCACCTGATGACATCGCTGCCCTCAGGGATATCAAAAAGAAACAG GCCCTGAGAGAGAAATATGGTATCGAAGACAAGATGGTCCTACCTTTTGAGCCG GTGCCCATCATTGAGATCCCTGGCTATGGGAACCTGTCTGCTCCTCTGGTGTGTGACGAGTTGAAGATCCAGAGCCAGAATGACCGTGAGAAGCTGGCAGAGGCCAAGGAGAAGGTTTACCTCAAGGGCTTCTATGAAGGG ATCATGCTGGTTGAAGGCTACAAGGGCCAAAAGGTGCAGGATGTCAAGAAACCCATCCAGAAGATGATGGTGGAGAAG GGCCAAGCTTTAATCTACATGGAGCCAGAGAAGCAGGTGATGTCACGCTCTTCAGATGAGTGTGTGGTGGCACTATGTGACCAGTG GTATCTGGATTATGGAGACAATGAGTGGAAACAGCAGGCCATGGAATGCCTGAAGCCACTGGAGAC GTTCTGTGACGAGACGAGGAAGAACTTTGAGGCCACTCTGGACTGGCTCCAGGAGCACGCCTGCTCTCGTACCTACGGACTAG GTACAAGGTTGCCATGGGACCAGCAGTGGCTGATCGAGTCCTTATCTGACTCCACCATTTACATGGCCTACTACACCGTGGCTCACTTCCTCCAGGGGGGAGTGCTCAACGGACAGGGACCCTCGCCTCTAGGAATCAA gCCAGAGCAGATGACCAGGGAGGTGTGGGACTTCATCTTCTTCAAGAGCTCTCCCTTCCCCAAGACAGACATCCCCAAGGAGCACCTGCAGAGGCTGAGGAGGGAGTTtgagtactggtaccccgtggaTGCCCGTGTGTCTGGGAAGGACCTCGTGCCCAACCACCTGTCCTACTACTTGTACAACCATGTGGCCATGTGGCCCAATGACAG CGGAAAATGGCCGCAGGCAGTCCGAGCCAATGGTCACCTGTTATTGAACTCTGAAAAG ATGTCTAAATCCACGGGCAATTTCCTCACTCTGAGTGAAGCCATCGCCAAGTTCTCTGCTGACG GGATGCGCATGGCCCTGGCGGACGCGGGAGACACAGTGGAAGACGCTAACTTTGTGGAGGCCATGGCCGACGCTGGCATCCTGCGCCTCTACACCTGGGTGGAGTGGGTCAAGGAGATGATAGCCAATCAGAACAACCTGAGGACCGGGCCAGCCGACACCTTCAACGACCGTGTGTTCGGCAG TGACATGAATGCAGGCATCATCAAGACCGAGCAGCACTATCAGAGGATGATGTACAAGGAGGCGTTGAAGAGCGGCTTCTTTGAGTTCCAG GCGGCCAAGGATAAGTACAGGGAGCTGGCCATCGAGGGGATGCACCGGGACCTGGTGTTCCAGTTCATTGAGAAGCAGACCCTGCTGCTGGCCCCCATCTGCCCACACCTCTGTGAACACACCTGGGGTCTCATGGGCAAG aCTGGCTCTCTGATGAAAGCATTGTGGCCAGTGGCAGGTCCAGTAGACGAGGTGCTGATGCGCTCTTCTCAGTACGTCATGGAGACAGCCCATGACCTAAGAATACGCCTCAAGGCCTACCTGGCACCCCCCAAGAGCAAG AAGGGTGACGTGAAGCCCACGGCCAAGCCCTCTCACTGCACCATCTACGTGGCCAAGACGTACCCCTCCTGGCAGCACAGCGCCCTCTCGCTCCTGGGAAAACACTACAAG AGCAACAAGGGCGCTCTGCCTGATAACAAGGTCATTGCCATGGAGCTTGGCGCCCTGCCGGAGCTCAAAAAGTACATGAAGAGAATGATGCCATTCGTGGCCATGATCAAG GAAAACCTGGAGAAGAATGGCGCCAGGGTTCTGGACCTGGAACTGGAGTTTGACGAGCGAGCCGTGCTGCTGGAGAACCTAGTTTATCTGACTAACTCTTTGGAG CTTGATCAGATAGATGTGGTATTCACATCAGAGGCAGATGACAAAATAAAGGAGGACTGTTGCCCAGGGAAACCGTTCAGTGTCTTCAGATCCGAA CCCGGTGTGGCAGTATCCCTGCTCAACCCCCAACCATCCAACGGTCTCTTCACCACCACTATTGACATCCGACAGGGCGACAGCAGAGACAACATCATCCGCAGACTATCCAAAGTCAACAGATTCATTAAAG ACCTGTCCAAAGTGAAGCTGATGCGCTTTGAGGACCCTGTCCTGGGGCCTCGCCGGGTGCCCATCCTGGGGAGGGAGGAGCAGGGCAAGCTGACTATCTCTGACAAGTCGTCCTTCAGCATCAGCCTGGCTGACAGGAAGGTCCTCATGACAGACAATGGCCTCAGCATAGACATAGGAGACACCCTGGTGTACCTGGTACAATAG